In the Nicotiana tabacum cultivar K326 chromosome 16, ASM71507v2, whole genome shotgun sequence genome, one interval contains:
- the LOC107827904 gene encoding uncharacterized protein LOC107827904, translating into MNARVRTSLQSMKTPSKNVKEKVEMQGNRKMGTEKTTINRRKATRERKMALLQDVDKLKKKLRHEENVHRALERAFTRPLGALPRLPPYLPPNTLELLAEVAVLEEEVVRLEEKVVHFRQGLYQEAVYISSSKRNMDNVTDTIEPNQEKSPKQKQTKLSPQMEANSASFSGRQLPSLSDDSCLKENQSWSSTKSKHRSLNAKVKTVRTPAKKPAAENRLAEKRVDPPKLQLEDQVMYHGSLEERVFVSQDRKPSSAESPNTISENILKCLLNIFLRMSSKKSRSTADTLPSLTGYNSCEKKEFGDPYGICSKFERRDIGPYKHLYAVEASSINPNRTTISVFLVRRLKLLLEKLALVNLQGLTHQEKLAFWINIYNSCMMNAFLEYGLPENPEMVVALMQKATINVSGHLLNAITIEHFILRLPYHSKYTFAKGVKNDEMTARSIFGLEFSETLVTFALSCGSFSSPAVRVYTAANIENELQVAKREYLQAAVGISTSKKLVAIPKLLDWYLLDFAKDLESLLDWICLQLPNEHGKEAISCLERRNNEPLSHVLQIMPYEFSFRYLLHM; encoded by the exons ATGAATGCCAGAGTCAGGACTAGTCTACAGTCTATGAAAACTCCATCCAAAAATGTAAAG GAAAAAGTGGAAATGCAAGGAAACAGGAAAATGGGTACTGAGAAAACAACCATAAATAGAAGAAAAGCAACTAGAGAAAGAAAGATGGCATTGTTACAAGAT GTTGATAAGCTAAAGAAGAAACTCAGGCATGAGGAAAATGTCCACAGAGCTCTTGAAAGGGCGTTTACCAGACCCCTCGGTGCTCTTCCTCGTCTTCCTCCTTATCTCCCTCCAAAT ACACTGGAGCTTCTAGCTGAAGTGGCTGTTTTGGAGGAGGAAGTTGTTCGGCTTGAAGAGAAAGTTGTGCATTTCAGGCAAGGATTGTATCAAGAAGCCGTCTATATTTCTTCCTCCAAGAGGAATATGGATAATGTGACTGATACCATTGAACCAAATCAAGAAAAGAGTCCCAAGCAGAAGCAAACAAAGTTGTCGCCCCAAATGGAAGCGAATTCAGCTTCATTTTCGGGTAGACAGTTGCCTTCTCTCTCTG aTGACAGCTGCTTAAAAGAGAATCAGTCATGGTCTTCCACGAAAAGCAAGCATCGATCACTAAATGCGAAAGTGAAAACTGTCAGAACTCCTGCTAAGAAGCCTGCTGCTGAGAATAGATTAGCAGAGAAGCGCGTAGATCCTCCGAAATTGCAG CTTGAGGACCAAGTAATGTACCATGGGAGTTTGGAAGAGAGAGTCTTTGTTAGTCAAGATAGAAAACCATCATCAGCTGAAAGTCCAAATACAATCTcggaaaatattttgaaatgcttattaaatattttccTCAGAATGAGCTCTAAGAAGAGCAGGAGTACAGCCGATACATTGCCTTCATTGACAGGATATAATTCATGTGAGAAGAAAGAGTTTGGAGACCCTTATGGCATATGTTCAAAGTTTGAAAGGAGAGATATCGGTCCGTATAAGCATTTATATGCAGTCGAAGCTTCTTCGATCAATCCAAATCGAACAACAATATCCGTTTTCCTAGTTCGTAGGCTAAA ACTTCTACTCGAGAAACTTGCATTAGTCAACTTACAGGGCCTCACCCACCAAGAAAAGCTTGCTTTCTGGATCAACATATACAATTCCTGCATGATGAAT GCATTCCTGGAGTACGGCCTACCTGAGAATCCTGAAATGGTTGTAGCACTGATGCAAAAG GCAACAATAAATGTTAGTGGACACTTGCTTAATGCCATAACCATTGAACACTTCATTCTGAGGTTGCCTTATCACTCAAAATAT ACTTTTGCAAAGGGTGTAAAGAATGACGAGATGACTGCACGTAGCATCTTTGGTTTGGAGTTCTCCGAAACATTAGTGACATTTGCGCTCTCTTGTGGAAGTTTTTCCTCTCCTGCT GTGAGAGTATACACTGCAGCAAATATtgaaaatgagcttcaagttgcAAAGAGGGAGTATTTGCAGGCAGCCGTTGGCATTTCAACAtcaaagaagttggtcgcaataCCAAAACTGTTGGACTGGTATCTGCTAGATTTTGCAAAGGATTTGGAATCACTACTTGATTGGATATGTCTTCAATTGCCAAACGAACATGGAAAAGAAGCGATTAGCTGCCTCGAGAGAAGGAATAACGAGCCTCTTTCTCATGTTCTTCAGATTATGCCATATGAATTTAGTTTCCGGTACCTTTTACACATGTAA